The Candidatus Eremiobacterota bacterium genome includes the window CGGCGGCGAGCGCATTCGCGGGCGTCGCCGGCGCCGCGAGCACCGCGGGCGCGGGAGCGCAGGCCGCGAGCGACGAGGAGAGGCGGCTCGCCGCCACCTGGGCGGCGATGGAGCCCGAGAAGGCCGCCGCGATCGTGCAGCGATTGCCCGACGACGAGGTTTCGCGCGTCCTCGCGCAGATGGACGCCGATTCGGCCGGCGCGATCATGAACGCGCTCCCGACCGGGGTCGCCGCGCGGATCAGCCGGGCCGTCGCTCAGATCCCGCCCGCTGCGAACCGATAGTCCACTCAGGCGTCCGCCACGGACGTCCCATTCCATATCTCATCGAAAGGAGGTGACATTCTGAACCCCATCTCGATCCCCACCACCACCCCCGCATCGGCTGCAGGCACCGGGTCCGCAGGCGCGACGGCGACGCCGTCGGCCGCCGGCGACGGTGCGCTCTTCAAGGCGCAGCTCGGCTCGGTTGCCGCGCTGTTCGCCGGGAAGACTACCGCGGCCGCGACGCCGGACCAGGCGACGGCTTCCGCCGACGCGCTCGTCCGCGCCGTCAAGGCGCAGCTCGACCGGGGCACCTCGCCCAGCGACGTCGTCGCCGCGTTGGCGGGCTCGCTCGCGACCTCGGTCGCGGCCCAGCTCGGCATCTCGCTCGACGCCGCAAAGCAGCGCCTCACGGAGGCGTTCTCCCACGCGCTCGGGTCCCTCGGGACCGGACCGCCCCAGACGAACGCCGAGAGGGCAGCTTCCCTCGTAGCACGGTTCCGGCAGATAGCCGAGCTGGCGACGAGGGTGCTGAACGGAGACCCGGGGCAACCGATCCGATCGATCGCAGGAACCAGCTTGGACGCCGACTCGGCGAAAGCGAATCCAGCCCCCCAACCGGACCGCATCCTCCGCGAAGCGCTCAGCGCGCTCGCGGCGCCCGCGTCTCCCGCCCCCGCCGCGGCACCCGCATCGTCCGCCGCTCCCGCCGCAGGCGCGAGCGACGGCCGGATCGTCACGCTTCCGCCCGCCGTCCCGGCGGTCGGCACCGGCGGCGACACGCTGCTCGGCCGCATCCTGACCCGCGCGGTTCTGAGCGACCCCAGCCCGGCCGCTCCGGCGACCGCGGCTGCCGGCGCCGTTCCGCCCAAGGGCGAGGCCGCCAAGACCGCGGCGAACACCCCGCAAACCGCCCTGGCGGCGCCGTCCGCGACGACGGCGCTCGAAACGTTCCTCGGCGCGTTCGCGAGCGAGCTCGCGCGCACCGATACGAACGGCTCGATCCGCCGTAATCCCGATCCCGCGCCCGCCACGGCGGACGCCGGAACCGCCCCGCTCCCGGCGAGCTCGCCGGTCCAGCAGCAACCGCCGCTCCCGTTCTCGCTCGCGGTCGCGAGCGACGCCGCGCCGGCGCTCCCGACCCCGCCCGCGCCGCCGCTGCCGACCGCGCAGCACGTCGACGCGAACGCGGTCGTCGAGCAGATCCTGCGCGGGATGACGATCCGCACGACCGACGGCCAGTCGGAGGTGCGGCTGCGGCTCGTCCCCGAGTCCCTTGGCGACGTCAGCGTGAAGCTGATCGTCTCCGGCGGCTCGGTCGACGCCTCGCTCACGGCGCACACCGCCGACGCGCAGAGCGCGCTCGCCGGCGGCGCCAACCAGCTCGCGAAGACGCTCGCCGACGCCGGCCTGAAGCTGCAGAGCTTCACCGTCGGGCTCGCCGGCGGAAACTTCGCGGACGCTCGCGACCAGTCGCGCCAGCACGACGCGTGGACGCGCCCGAGCTCCCGCCGCATCGCCGGCGCGAGCGCGGTCGACGCCGACGCCTCGGACGACGCGCTGCTCGCCGTGCCGAGCTTCGGCCCGCCGATCTACGCGGCGAGCACGCTGCCCGGCGCGTTCAACTACCTCGTCTAGGAGAATCCCATGTCCACCACCGGATCGACGAGTGGTCTTCCGATCAACCAGTTGATCACCAACCCGCAGACAACCACGCCGCCGACGTCCACGCTGAACTCGCAGCTTGGGCAAGACGCGTTCCTCAAGCTGCTCACGACGCAGCTCCAAAACCAAGACCCGCTCAACCCGATGGATCAAACGCAGTCGATCGCGCAGCTTGCGCAGTTCTCGAGCCTGCAGGCGACCACCGAGCTGAAGGATGCGTTCGCCTCGTTTCAGTCGAACTTCTCCGTGATGCAGTCGGCCGGTCTCATCGGCAAGACGGTCTCGGCGCAGTCCACGGACGCGAGCGGGAACGTCACCACGGTGACCGGGACGGTCAAGACGGTCGCCGTCATCAACGGCTTGCCCGAGCTCACCCTCGCCGACAAGAGCGGAAAGCTCCTCACCGACGGCAACGGCTCGCCGCTGGAGATTCCGACGTCCGCGATCTTGACGATCGGAACGCCGCCGGCGGCCGACACCGGACCGCAGCTCTAACATGGCCGACCCGAAGATCGACGGCCTCAACATCCCGCCGGCGATCAATCCGGTTCAGCGCCCGCAGCGCGTTCCGGTGCAGATTCCGCCGGCCGGCACGGGCTCGTTCCGCGACGTTCTGCGCACCGCGCAGGCGCCCGCGGCCGCGCAGCCGCTCAAGTTCTCGGCTCACGCGCAGCAGCGCCTGGAGTCGCGCAACATCCGCCTGACCAACGACGACGTCGCGAAGATGAACGCGATGGCCGACAAGGCGGCGGCGAAGGGCGCGAAGCAGTCGCTCTTCATGATGCGCGACGTCGCGATGGTCGTGTCCATAACGAACCGGACCGTCATCACCGCCGTCGACCAGCAGTCGATGCGCGAGAACGTCTTCACCAACATCGATTCCGCTGCGGTCATAGAATGACCGCAGCTCAACGGCGCTCCGGCCCAGCCTCCGCGCCCCCCACTTCGTGGGGCCCCCAAACGTCGGAGCGCTCACGAAACCGGCACGGCGAGATTCCCCGAGGGCGCCCCGTAACAACACTAACGGTTCTGTCAGCAAATACCGAAACTATAATCACTCAGAGAGCGGACCACTTCGTGGGGCTCTCGTGCGGGGCGGATCGAACGACGCCTCGCTACTCGATGACACGAAAGGTCACCTAGGATGGCTTTCGACTCGTTGTTCATCGGTGTCACCGGCCTGGAATCGTACCAGAACCAGATCGACACCATCTCGAACAACATCGCCAACGTCGGGACGACCGGCTTCAAGGGCCAGGACGTCAACTTCCAAGACTTGATGTACCAGGCGCAGTCCTTCGCGACGGCGCCGACGCAGAGCACCGGCGGCGTCAACGGCGTCGACAACGGGCTCGGCGTGAAGATCGCCTCGATCGACACCGACTTCGCGCAAGGCGGGCTGAAGACGACCGGCGTCAACACGAACCTCGCCATGAACGGCGACGGCTTCTTCATCCTGCGCAAGCCGAACGGCAACAGTGCGCCGCTCTATACGCGGAACGGCGACTTCTCGCTCAACTCCAGCGGCTTGCTCTACGACGGCTCGAACGGGATGGCCGTGCAGGGCTACATGGCCGACAAGAACGGGAACATCACGCAGACCGGAACGCCGGGCGACATGACGATCCCGCTCGGGCTCACCTCGCAGGCCGTCGGCACGGGTTTGAACGGGAAGCTGAAGTTCGGCGCCGCGGGCGATCAGGTCTTCGACGTCTCGATGGGCGGCACGCTCGACCAGACGCAGTGGATCAAAGAGGCGCAAGGCCTCCAGCAGGCTCCGCCGACGCCGGGAACCGGCCAGCCGTACACGATCTCGACGACCGTCTACGACTCGCTCGGTAACGGACACCTCGCGCAGATCACCTACACGCCGGATGCGGCAGGTGCGAGCGCCGGTCCGCCGGCGGTGAACGGCCTGCCGAACCAGGTCGCGGACTCCAGCGGGACGCTGCACACCGTCGCGTCGCGCTGGAAGGTCAGCGTCTCGTTCGCCGACGGCACGACGTTCGACGCGATCCAGACGCCCGGTTCGATCAACGGCGCGGGCGTCGTAACACCCGCGGTGACGACGGCCGCGCCGGTTTCGAACGGCACCGTCGGTTTCGCCTACTTCGACCAGAACGGGCAGTACGTCAACACCTCGTCGATCGAAGGGGCGGCCCCGGGCCAGAACATCACCGGGGCGGCGAACGTGCACGTCAACAACGGCGCGCCCGCGCTCGCGAACGGCAACCAGCTCAACATTCGCGGCTGGGGCACCGGGAACACCAACAACTCGGTGGCGCCGACCGCGGGCGGACCCGCTCCGCAGACGGGCCCGATCGGGCTGGACTTCCACCAGACGACCTCGCTGTCGGGAACCCCGAGCGCGAACGTCATCGCGCAGAACGGGTTCGCGGCTGGGATCCTTTCGAACATCACGATCGGTCAGGACGGCTCGATCAGCGGCGCGTTCTCGAACGGGCAGACGGCGGTTCTGGGCCGCGTCGCG containing:
- a CDS encoding flagellar hook-basal body complex protein → MAFDSLFIGVTGLESYQNQIDTISNNIANVGTTGFKGQDVNFQDLMYQAQSFATAPTQSTGGVNGVDNGLGVKIASIDTDFAQGGLKTTGVNTNLAMNGDGFFILRKPNGNSAPLYTRNGDFSLNSSGLLYDGSNGMAVQGYMADKNGNITQTGTPGDMTIPLGLTSQAVGTGLNGKLKFGAAGDQVFDVSMGGTLDQTQWIKEAQGLQQAPPTPGTGQPYTISTTVYDSLGNGHLAQITYTPDAAGASAGPPAVNGLPNQVADSSGTLHTVASRWKVSVSFADGTTFDAIQTPGSINGAGVVTPAVTTAAPVSNGTVGFAYFDQNGQYVNTSSIEGAAPGQNITGAANVHVNNGAPALANGNQLNIRGWGTGNTNNSVAPTAGGPAPQTGPIGLDFHQTTSLSGTPSANVIAQNGFAAGILSNITIGQDGSISGAFSNGQTAVLGRVAVATFQNEQGLSRVGGSDFAATANSGLAQVGTAGVGRFGTMVSGSLEQSNVSIADEFTKMIAAQNAYQANSKSITTASEDMQTVIQLIR
- a CDS encoding flagellar hook-length control protein FliK, whose protein sequence is MDADSAKANPAPQPDRILREALSALAAPASPAPAAAPASSAAPAAGASDGRIVTLPPAVPAVGTGGDTLLGRILTRAVLSDPSPAAPATAAAGAVPPKGEAAKTAANTPQTALAAPSATTALETFLGAFASELARTDTNGSIRRNPDPAPATADAGTAPLPASSPVQQQPPLPFSLAVASDAAPALPTPPAPPLPTAQHVDANAVVEQILRGMTIRTTDGQSEVRLRLVPESLGDVSVKLIVSGGSVDASLTAHTADAQSALAGGANQLAKTLADAGLKLQSFTVGLAGGNFADARDQSRQHDAWTRPSSRRIAGASAVDADASDDALLAVPSFGPPIYAASTLPGAFNYLV
- a CDS encoding flagellar hook capping protein, with amino-acid sequence MSTTGSTSGLPINQLITNPQTTTPPTSTLNSQLGQDAFLKLLTTQLQNQDPLNPMDQTQSIAQLAQFSSLQATTELKDAFASFQSNFSVMQSAGLIGKTVSAQSTDASGNVTTVTGTVKTVAVINGLPELTLADKSGKLLTDGNGSPLEIPTSAILTIGTPPAADTGPQL